In Spartobacteria bacterium, the following are encoded in one genomic region:
- a CDS encoding response regulator codes for MNNASQPIKVLTIDDEYFIRTSIRNFLEDFDYDVHEASNGREGLMLYRKIKPDIILVDLRMPEIDGLDVLKQITQEDSRLPVIVISGTGVISDVIEALHLGAWDYLLKPIEDLNVLLHAIEKALERARLLAENAAYQEKLETLVQERTKDLQASVDKYQKLAEHLSDVVLAIDMRGYVTYCSPAIEPLSGFEAAFFMGKHIAEFISDTGENNYLEQFSDDENKIIHPVVFEVTVHAKDYRTLAGELSLQPIFTGNEVTSYQCVLRDISERKKADEEKERMAAHLLHIQKMESLGQLAGGIAHDLNNLLTPIICYAELVQDTLPSEDERASDLHEIHKAATRAKELIRKLITFSTKQDAEMKALNLNNVIRELQPVIQRMTPDNVEIKLLLNPYIFDVYADAPLLDQVIMNLMSNALDAISNGGQITLSTANIAIKHDGENGLPLEDGNYVLFEFHDSGHGISPEALKHVFEPFFTTKEVGKGTGLGLSTVFGIIQQFRGHITVHSQSGQGTTFRMYLPKYTPRVQRETIREKITHSVTKLISVLLVEDDDPSRIVYEKLLCNAGYNVFTANDAEHAINMVNDEPQSYNLVISDVHLPGMNGFDMVKIIRKKNPDLQELFISGFLPEELREKFDVADDAQFLTKPISAKTLINKVNLMCHR; via the coding sequence ATGAATAACGCGTCACAACCAATCAAAGTCCTCACCATAGACGACGAATACTTTATTCGTACGAGTATCCGCAATTTCCTGGAAGATTTTGATTATGATGTACATGAAGCATCGAATGGACGTGAAGGACTTATGCTGTACAGGAAAATCAAGCCCGATATCATTCTTGTTGATTTGCGTATGCCCGAAATCGATGGGCTCGATGTACTCAAGCAAATTACACAGGAAGATTCGCGTTTACCCGTCATCGTCATTTCGGGCACCGGCGTCATATCAGATGTGATTGAGGCACTGCATCTCGGCGCGTGGGATTATCTGCTCAAGCCCATTGAAGATCTAAATGTTCTATTGCATGCCATCGAAAAGGCGTTGGAACGAGCGCGACTGCTGGCCGAAAACGCAGCGTATCAGGAAAAACTGGAAACACTGGTTCAAGAGAGAACAAAAGACCTTCAGGCATCGGTCGACAAATATCAGAAACTAGCCGAACATCTATCCGATGTCGTTCTCGCAATCGACATGCGAGGTTACGTAACCTATTGCAGTCCAGCCATTGAACCACTAAGTGGATTTGAAGCTGCATTTTTTATGGGAAAGCACATCGCTGAATTCATCTCGGACACCGGGGAAAACAACTATTTGGAACAATTTTCAGACGATGAAAATAAGATAATCCACCCTGTAGTATTTGAAGTGACTGTTCACGCCAAGGACTACCGGACTTTAGCTGGTGAGCTGAGTTTACAGCCCATATTCACAGGAAATGAAGTAACCTCCTACCAATGCGTTTTGCGCGATATCTCAGAGCGAAAAAAGGCGGACGAAGAGAAAGAGCGCATGGCTGCGCACCTGTTGCACATACAAAAAATGGAATCTCTTGGCCAATTGGCGGGGGGCATTGCCCATGATCTGAACAACCTGCTCACGCCGATTATCTGCTATGCTGAGCTGGTTCAGGATACGCTCCCGTCCGAAGACGAGCGGGCAAGTGATCTGCATGAAATACACAAAGCAGCCACTCGTGCAAAAGAACTGATACGTAAACTTATCACCTTCAGCACGAAGCAGGATGCGGAAATGAAGGCATTGAACCTGAACAATGTGATACGCGAATTACAGCCGGTCATACAGCGAATGACACCGGACAATGTCGAAATCAAGTTATTACTTAATCCATACATCTTTGATGTGTATGCGGATGCCCCATTACTCGATCAAGTGATAATGAATTTAATGTCCAATGCGCTTGATGCTATTTCGAATGGAGGACAAATCACGTTGTCTACTGCCAACATCGCTATTAAGCATGATGGAGAAAACGGTCTCCCTCTGGAAGATGGAAACTATGTTCTTTTTGAATTTCACGACTCCGGACACGGCATATCACCGGAAGCGCTGAAACATGTTTTCGAACCCTTTTTTACCACCAAAGAAGTGGGAAAAGGAACGGGGCTCGGACTGTCTACCGTATTTGGAATAATTCAGCAGTTTCGTGGACACATCACCGTTCATTCTCAGTCTGGTCAAGGAACAACATTTAGAATGTACTTGCCCAAATATACTCCCAGAGTTCAGCGAGAAACGATACGGGAAAAGATCACCCATTCGGTCACAAAACTCATATCCGTTCTGTTGGTCGAAGATGATGATCCCAGCCGCATTGTTTATGAGAAACTGCTTTGTAACGCCGGCTATAACGTATTCACAGCCAACGATGCAGAACATGCCATAAACATGGTAAATGATGAACCGCAATCATACAACCTGGTCATAAGCGATGTCCATTTACCGGGAATGAACGGATTTGATATGGTTAAAATCATTCGCAAAAAAAATCCGGATCTTCAGGAACTTTTTATCTCAGGCTTTCTACCTGAAGAGCTTCGTGAAAAATTTGATGTCGCCGATGATGCGCAATTTCTGACGAAACCTATCTCTGCAAAAACACTTATTAATAAAGTAAACCTCATGTGCCATAGATAG